From Lytechinus variegatus isolate NC3 chromosome 16, Lvar_3.0, whole genome shotgun sequence, the proteins below share one genomic window:
- the LOC121430416 gene encoding uncharacterized protein LOC121430416 gives MLTKDKNKMPVTVANSNNVDHVEEERYRRTSFGSLSAVDDVVRNLLLRPNDIRKCQVNPLTHRGKQIQLGKMLLLVLVPITALAILAVLDLKSIAYNNSVDIEIRNVIRFSRNIGLLLSRLQRERDMTALYVSVIAPNSKAFLTETYPLTDIALDELQEWPVETSILNELPFFREKNDFKENLERHRQRLHHENTTVYREIEFYTDMLQIFIDWLYESVGNSQGHGSWQILVAYQLLIVSNVDTGIERTLGAVFYTLGGFERHEDYVWYMEKYNVGSWNFAASKRYSPLIQQFYEREMRNIADFANFTLTILDMRKEVLENSVESTQPNFESATLWFDSMTVYIDILEKVQKNMADEILARLEKELEDDTENIAVSIFLVVVVIIMCPLTLRAIWSLTTVLQNYALTLATQTKELNKEKKRSTYLLNSMLPPSVALRLMNTEGVNGELYESASVMFADIAGFSRLCGRSAPMEVVEMLNGLYLLFDSRIELYDVYKVETVNETYMLASGVPDHQDRHVCEIATVTLDLRHHVNILEVPHKPHMKIKVRFGIHTGPLVAGVVGLKMPRYCLFGDTVNTASRMQTTGLPGQIHVSYDTYMGLLEWGGYSFVKRGMIDIRGKGTMYTYWLTGRDDFDMIGLDVSARDHMGIQEHRYAHMYDQMYKGRVQFAGKNISESPTNL, from the exons acaaaatgccGGTCACTGTTGCCAATAGCAACAACGTGGACCATGTTGAAGAGGAACGATATAGGCGGACCTCCTTTGGGTCGCTTTCGGCG GTCGACGATGTCGTACGAAACCTGTTGCTACGACCAAACGACATCAGGAAGTGCCAGGTGAACCCGTTAACGCACCGCGGGAAGCAGATCCAGCTGGGCAAGATGTTGTTGCTGGTCCTGGTCCCGATTACAGCCCTGGCCATCCTTGCGGTCCTGGATCTAAAGAGTATTGCTTACAATAACAG TGTCGATATCGAGATCCGTAACGTCATCCGGTTCAGTCGGAACATCGGCCTCCTCCTCAGCCGGTTGCAACGAGAGCGTGACATGACCGCCCTCTACGTCAGCGTGATTGCACCAAACAGCAAGGCATTCCTGACAGAGACGTACCCCTTGACCGACATAGCACTCGATGAACTACAGGAGTGGCCGGTGGAAACCAGTATTCTCAAC GAGCTGCCCTTCTTTCGCGAGAAGAACGACTTCAAGGAAAATCTGGAGCGACACCGCCAGCGTCTACACCACGAGAACACCACGGTGTATAGAGAGATCGAGTTCTACACCGACATGCTACAGATCTTCATCGATTGGCTGTACGAGAGCGTCGGGAACTCTCAGGGGCACGGCTCGTGGCAGATCCTGGTCGCCTACCAGCTCCTCATCGTCAGCAACGTCGATACGGGCATCGAAAGAACACTCG GTGCAGTATTCTACACCCTCGGTGGTTTTGAGAGGCACGAGGATTATGTCTGGTACATGGAAAAATACAACGTGGGCTCCTGGAACTTTGCGGCATCCAAGAGGTACTCCCCGCTCATCCAGCAATTCTACGAAAGAGAG ATGCGGAATATAGCAGACTTTGCCAATTTTACGCTCACTATTCTTGATATGAGGAAAGAGGTTCTAGAGAATTCAGTTGAAAGTACCCAACCGAACTTCGAAAGTGCTACACTTTGGTTTGACAGTATGACG GTCTATATCGACATACTAGAGAAGGTTCAGAAGAATATGGCCGATGAGATCCTGGCCCGACTCGAGAAGGAGCTTGAGGACGACACTGAAAACATCGCCGTCAGCATCTTCCTCGtggtcgtcgtcatcatcatgtgTCCGCTCACCCTCCGGGCTATTTGGTCATTGACCACAGTCTTACAAAACTACGCCCTTACGCTGGCAACACAGACCAAG GAACTCAACAAGGAGAAGAAGCGATCCACCTACCTCCTTAATTCGATGTTGCCGCCATCGGTTGCTCTACGGTTGATGAATACGGAAGGCGTGAATGGTGAACTATACGAGTCAGCCTCGGTCATGTTTGCCGACATCGCCGGTTTCAGTCGGCTCTGCGGACGAAGCGCCCCGATGGAG GTGGTTGAAATGCTGAATGGATTGTACCTGCTATTTGATTCTCGGATCGAGCTATACGATGTGTACAAGGTCGAAACGGTCAACGAAACATATATGCTTGCATCAg GCGTTCCAGATCATCAAGATCGACACGTTTGTGAAATTGCCACGGTGACCCTTGACCTCAGACATCACGTGAACATCCTGGAGGTGCCTCATAAACCACACATGAAGATAAAAGTTCGTTTTGGAATTCACACGg GCCCGTTGGTGGCTGGTGTGGTTGGACTGAAGATGCCCCGATACTGCCTGTTTGGAGACACAGTCAACACAGCGTCTAGGATGCAGACTACGGGACTAC CTGGTCAGATCCACGTAAGTTACGACACTTACATGGGACTGTTGGAGTGGGGTGGATACAGCTTCGTCAAACGCGGCATGATAGACATCAGG GGTAAAGGGACGATGTACACGTACTGGTTGACTGGTCGAGATGACTTTGATATGATAGGTCTCGATGTCTCGGCACGTGACCACATGGGGATCCAGGAGCATCGCTACGCGCACATGTACGATCAAATGTACAAAGGTCGTGTCCAGTTCGCGGGAAAGAACATATCCGAATCTCCgacaaatttatga